A region from the Lolium perenne isolate Kyuss_39 chromosome 4, Kyuss_2.0, whole genome shotgun sequence genome encodes:
- the LOC127292999 gene encoding L-type lectin-domain containing receptor kinase IX.1-like, whose translation MAMAQRRLLRAVFLSLLYQYYHAESLAFRYESINTANKADFGALGDDCKINDIRADLTGESSNSYANNRGRLVFPSPVQLWDAATGEKASFTTNFSFGIDAVPGQKVGHGMAFFLTSQVNGPSNIPPDSYGGYLGLFSPGATGGEKVVAVEFDTFKDQWDPSDYHIGVDINNIASFGNYSQTLPKGSFVGRVMSAQIDYDGGTGQLSVVLRNGSSDGATYNLSANVDLRTLLPDKVIIGFSAATDSKRTAMHYVLSWSFSSTSIEGSQRRRTGVSLVAGVTAATVLALLLSTVVGVMMWRSRRKEQSTDDDDDPWSIDEDLESGSGPRPFQLSKLTAATRNFAEKEKLGQGASGSVYRGRVDELDVAIKVFSRAGSAQGKREYTAEVTVISRLRHRNLVHLIGWCDGRKKLLLVYELVPNGSLDRHLHSATAVLPWLARHRIILGLGAAVLYLHEEWGQCVIHGDIKPSNIMLDESFDAKLGDFGLARLMDHGVGLQTMTAVAGTPGYLDPECLASGKASAESDVYSFGVVLLEVATGRRPMAPPPPGDKRIFRLVEWVWGLYGRAMVLHAADEALSGVFDAQEMELVLVVGLWCAHPDATARPSIREAVEALRSGEAAKLPRLPPRMPVAIYVQPYDPIEKYVVVDDSSRASTSVKANLEMSSHDYADQPLSTDEHHIMFTSSSSPPSGSKQSVRLLRGR comes from the coding sequence ATGGCAATGGCTCAGCGTCGTCTCCTAAGGGCTGTcttcctctctctcctgtaccAGTACTACCATGCCGAGTCCCTCGCCTTCCGCTACGAATCCATCAACACGGCCAACAAGGCCGACTTCGGCGCGCTCGGGGACGACTGCAAGATCAACGACATCAGGGCCGACCTCACAGGCGAAAGCAGCAACAGCTACGCCAACAACCGTGGCCGGCTGGTGTTCCCCAGCCCGGTGCAGCTCTGGGACGCTGCCACCGGCGAGAAGGCCAGCTTCACAACCAACTTCTCCTTCGGCATCGACGCCGTGCCCGGGCAGAAGGTCGGCCACGGCATGGCCTTCTTCCTCACCTCACAAGTCAACGGCCCGTCTAACATACCCCCGGATTCATACGGCGGCTACCTCGGCCTCTTTAGTCCGGGAGCCACCGGAGGTGAGAAGGTCGTCGCCGTCGAGTTTGACACGTTCAAGGACCAGTGGGACCCTAGCGACTATCACATCGGAGTCGATATTAACAACATCGCCTCGTTCGGTAACTACAGCCAGACGTTGCCGAAAGGTAGCTTTGTTGGCCGGGTCATGTCCGCACAGATCGACTACGACGGAGGCACGGGACAACTAAGTGTCGTTCTGCGCAACGGCAGCAGCGACGGTGCCACTTATAATCTCAGCGCCAACGTCGACCTGCGAACCCTGCTGCCGGACAAGGTAATCATCGGCTTTTCAGCGGCGACCGACTCGAAGCGGACTGCGATGCACTACGTGCTATCCTGGTCCTTCAGCTCTACGTCAATTGAAGGATCACAGCGGCGGCGCACTGGCGTATCGCTCGTGGCCGGCGTGACGGCTGCAACAGTGCTGGCTCTCCTGCTAAGCACGGTTGTCGGGGTGATGATGTGGCGGTCCAGACGGAAGGAACAGTctaccgacgacgacgacgacccgtGGTCGATCGACGAGGACCTCGAGTCGGGGTCGGGGCCGCGGCCGTTCCAGCTGAGTAAGCTGACGGCGGCAACGAGGAACTTCGCCGAGAAGGAGAAGCTCGGACAGGGAGCGTCCGGGTCCGTGTATCGCGGACGCGTCGACGAGCTCGACGTCGCCATCAAGGTGTTCTCCAGGGCTGGCTCGGCGCAGGGGAAGCGGGAGTACACCGCGGAGGTCACCGTGATCAGCCGTCTCCGGCACCGCAACCTGGTGCATCTCATAGGCTGGTGCGACGGCCGCAAGAAGCTTCTGCTCGTCTACGAGCTCGTGCCCAACGGAAGCCTCGACCGGCACCTCCACAGCGCGACGGCGGTGCTTCCATGGCTGGCGAGGCATAGGATCATTCTCGGGCTTGGTGCTGCCGTGTTGTACCTGCACGAGGAGTGGGGGCAGTGCGTCATCCACGGCGACATAAAGCCGAGCAACATTATGCTCGACGAATCGTTCGACGCGAAGCTCGGCGACTTCGGCCTCGCACGGCTCATGGACCATGGCGTCGGCCTGCAGACCATGACCGCCGTGGCCGGCACGCCTGGATACCTTGACCCGGAGTGCCTCGCCTCGGGGAAGGCCAGCGCCGAGTCTGACGTGTACAGCTTCGGCGTCGTGCTTCTGGAGGTCGCCACCGGCAGGCGACCcatggcgcctccaccgccgggcGACAAGAGGATCTTCCGGCTGGTGGAGTGGGTATGGGGTCTCTATGGCCGTGCCATGGTGCTGCACGCGGCCGACGAGGCGCTAAGCGGGGTGTTCGACGCCCAGGAGATGGAGCTCGTGTTGGTGGTCGGGTTGTGGTGCGCACACCCCGACGCAACGGCGCGGCCGAGCATCAGGGAGGCAGTCGAGGCGCTGCGCTCCGGCGAGGCCGCCAAGCTGCCCAGGCTTCCGCCTCGGATGCCTGTGGCGATATACGTGCAGCCTTACGATCCGATTGAAAAGTATGTTGTCGTCGACGACTCGTCGAGGGCAAGCACGTCCGTCAAGGCGAACCTCGAGATGAGCTCTCACGATTACGCCGACCAGCCTCTGTCGACGGACGAACACCATATAATGTTTACCAGCTCGAGCAGTCCTCCCTCTGGGTCAAAACAGTCGGTTCGTCTGCTCAGAGGAAGGTAG